CGGCGTCGACGGCGTCGAAGCCGAGCGTCGCCGCCGCTTCGTCCCATCGCTTTTGCCGCTCGTGGAACGCCGCGATCAGCGCTTCTCTCTCGATCGCCGGCTCGTTCGCGATCAGCTCCTCGATCTCTTCGATCGATTGAGCGATTTTCGGCTCCGCCTCGCCGGAAATGCGGATCGCGACCTCGGGGATGCCGACCGAGTGAATGAGCTTCTTCTCGATGCGCTGCCACTGGCGCGTCAGCGCGACGACCTGAGTGTGATTGGCTTGCCAGTTCCGCCAGAGCTGCAGCGCGGGGTCGGACGGCGTCCCTTCTGTCTTCTTCCCGGACTGCAGGGTTCCGGTTCCTCGCAGAATGGCGCGCCAGCTAACGGCAGGCGGAGTCGTGCTATCTTCAGAATCAGCCATGATCCAGGCTCCTCAACAGCATGGGTTGTGGTCAGGCCGGGCGGGATGTTCCACCATCCCGTTCGGCCGCTGCTCATGAAATTGCAGCCGGGAGAAGGTATGCCGCATAGAACGTTTTAGCAACGCAATTTGGAAAGCGCAGGCAAAGACCTTCCTCCAGGCCTCGCGCCACAGATGCGTCGGGCTGTTCGGGACGGCTCATCGATTACGGAGGAATCGGGTCCGTTCGTCGAAAAACCTATAGCTTGCAAAGCGATAGCCGTTTGATCGGCGGCCTTGAAAAGGCCATTTAATTTCAATGAAGTAGGAAACATTAGAACGGCTGATGGCGCCCTGTCGTCGCCGTATCCGATTCTGGAAATCAGCTTGTGAAACCGGGCTTTTCAGGTGAATTCGGAGCTTCGAGATCTGAAATGGGCCCTTGTCGCCTCGCGGCATCGAAGCCTCCGGCAAGCGGCGGAGACGCTGAACACGCGTCAATCCACCCTCAGCCGTCGATTGCATGATCTCGAATGTGAGCTCGGTGTGGACTTGTTCGAGCGCACGACCGGCGGAACGAAGCTCACACCGGTCGGTCGCGAATTTCTGGATTTGGCGCGGCCCATCGTCGACGAAGCGGACCGCCTCTTCCTCACATTCAAAACGCGACGCAACGGCGGACGCAGGCCATTGCGAATAGGGATTTGCTCGTCGCTCTCAGCGGGCAATCTGCGGGAGACGCTCGCGGAATTGCGCCGCCAGATCGCGGATGCGGATATTCTCTTGGTCGACGGCGCCAAGGAGGGATTGCTCGGCGAGCTCGCCGCCGGCGCGATAGACGTCGCCATATTGACCTCCGGTGGCGGAAGGTGGAACGACCGCGTTCTGCCGCTCTGGGGCGAACGGGTCGTCGTTGCCGTTCAGGAAAATCACCCGCTCAATAATCGGCCAGCGATCCAATGGCGGGAGCTTTGCGACAATCGGATATTGCTGACGCGGAGCGGCGTCGATTCCGAGCTCGAGCAATTGCTGAGCGTGAAGGCCGGCGGCTCGGGTTCTTTGCGTATCAGCTATCAGGATGTCAGCCTCGACAGGCTGCTGAGCCTCGTCGGCGCGGGCTATGGCGTCGCGCCACTGCTCGAAGGCGCCGTCGGCTTCATCTGCCCCGGAGTTGCCCATCGCGAGCTGCATGGCGACTGTGGGCAAATGCGGCTTCAGTTTGCGGCCTATTGGAAAGAGACGAACAGCAGTCCGATGCTGCAGCCATTTCTCGATCTGTTGCGCGCCCGCTATCCCGACCTTTCGGTTTCCGCGACATCGGGTTGAGGTTTCGGACACGTCCGAGTCTTCGCGAAGGCTCTGTCGGTCGCGATGAAGCGCTGAAGCATGGGAACGATCAGCTTGAGCGGATCGGCGATGTTTTGCCCATTGGCTTTGCCGAGCGCGTCCGCATAGGCGGTGAGATCGCGATGCAGAGACGCGGGAATCTCGACGGTGATTTTGACGGGCTTGTCGTCGGCGAGCGGACCGAGCTTCAATTTCGTCACGGCGCCGTTCCTTCCTTGTATGGAGCCAATAGAAGATCTCGTGTCACGAGCACACGGACGGGGAAACCCGGCCGGATGGTGAGAGTGGGCTGGACATTGAGCTGGCGTTGAATGAGCAATTGCCCGGTCTGGCTCGCGCTGTTGGAGCCGCCGCGGCGGATCGCCTGGATGAGGCTGCTCTCGCTGCCTGTGGTTCCCGCTTCGGCGCCGATGCTGAGCAGCGTCGAGAGCGCGGCTCCCTTGATCAGCATGTCCCAATGATTGTCGACCTCGTCCTCGAGGCCGGCGTAGCCTGCCACGTCGGCGCCGGGCTGTCGCTCCAGCACGATCGAGGCTCCATTGGGCATGATGAGCCGTGTCCAGGCGAGAAGCACGCGCTTTTGGCCGTACGCGACGGAGCTGTCGTATTGGCCGATGAGCTTCGCGCCTTGCGGAATGAGCAGAAACTTCCCCGTGGGACTGTCGTAGACCGCTTCGGTCACCTGGGCGGTGATCTGCCCCGGCAGATCGGAGCGGAGGCCGGTGATGAGCGCGGCCGGGATGACAGTGCCAGCCTGGACGACGTAAGGCGACGCAAGCTTTGTGAGCCGATCGGGACTGACGGTCTGCCTATCGGTCGACGCAGTCAGAAAAGCGGTCTTGCGGTCCTGCATGTTCTGCGCGGAGCCGGCGTCGACTGACGGCGCAGCGGTAGCGCCTGCGTCGGTCGCGGAAATCGTTGTCGGAACGATCGGGGTGATCGACCTCTCGCGCTCGTTCGTCTGAGCGAAGAGCCGGCTCACGCGTGCGGCCTCGACCTCCTGTGCGCGGCGCTGCGCTTCGGGATCGGAAGCCGATGCGCCGACGATCGTCGTATTGCCGGCCGCGCCAGCATTCAGAATGGGCCGCCCGAGATCGCCCGGCAGAGGCGGCCCGAGCAGCGGCGCCGGGCGCGGCAATCCGGTATAGTCCTTGGGCAGGTTCGCGAGGCCGTCGGCGGCAGGACGGTTCTGCGTGTTGTAGAGCTCCTGGGCCGCGCCGCTTCTGTCGCGCGGCTGCAGCGCGTAGCCGAGCGCGCCGGCGATCGCGAGGGCCGCGACGCTCGCCATGCCGATCAGCACCTTGCGCGACAGCCGCGTCACGCGGGGACGTTCGCCTCGGAGGCGAAGGTCCGGCGTGATCGGCGGCGACGAGCCGAACTTGTCGTCATTCCCGTCCGGAGTCATGAACGCGGCCTTCCGTCGGTGCGGACGATGCGCACGCGCCGCTCGCTGTCCGCATCGCCGAGACGGAGCTCGGCGGCGGCGAAGAGGCGATCGACGATGTAGTAATTGCGGCTTACGCGATAATTGACCAGCTCCGATCCGCCGGCTGGGCCGATGACGAAGAGCGGCGGCGTCTCGCCCTGGCGAATGCCGGTCGGGAATTCGATATAGACCTTCGATCCATCGTCGAAGGCGCGCAGCGGCCGCCAGGCGGGATTGTCGCCCTGGATCGCATAGCGGAAATTCAGCGCGGAGACGTCGACGCCCGTCGCGATCGGCGCGGCGGATTCGGCGACCGCGTTCTGACGGCGCAAGGCGATGAGCTGGTCCTCGGGATATTGCCAGGAGACCGAGGCCATATAGGTCTTCTCGGTCGATCGCAGCTCGAGCAGATAGGTGCGCCGATCGGTGTTGACGACGAGATTGGTGACGAGGTCGGGCCGCGTCGGCTTGACGAGGATGTGGATCTTTTTCGTCGAGCCGACGCCGCTCTCCGTGTCGCCGATGATCCAGCGCACGGTGTCGCCTGCCGCAACCGGTCCCGAACCGACGAGCTGCTCGCCCTCCTGCAGGGCGACGTCGGTGATCTGTCCCGGCGCCGCATAGACCTGATAGAGCGCGCCGCCCGAGAAGGGATAGACCTGCACGGCGTTGATGAAACCGTCGCGCACCGGCTGCACACGGGCGGCGGCGTTGGCCTGATTGACGCGTACGGCCGGATCGGCGGGCTCGGGCGGCGCCTTGCCGGCGTGCAGCGGCTTCAATTGGCCCG
This genomic window from Methylosinus sp. H3A contains:
- a CDS encoding LysR family transcriptional regulator, with amino-acid sequence MNSELRDLKWALVASRHRSLRQAAETLNTRQSTLSRRLHDLECELGVDLFERTTGGTKLTPVGREFLDLARPIVDEADRLFLTFKTRRNGGRRPLRIGICSSLSAGNLRETLAELRRQIADADILLVDGAKEGLLGELAAGAIDVAILTSGGGRWNDRVLPLWGERVVVAVQENHPLNNRPAIQWRELCDNRILLTRSGVDSELEQLLSVKAGGSGSLRISYQDVSLDRLLSLVGAGYGVAPLLEGAVGFICPGVAHRELHGDCGQMRLQFAAYWKETNSSPMLQPFLDLLRARYPDLSVSATSG
- a CDS encoding DUF2274 domain-containing protein; this encodes MTKLKLGPLADDKPVKITVEIPASLHRDLTAYADALGKANGQNIADPLKLIVPMLQRFIATDRAFAKTRTCPKPQPDVAETERSG
- a CDS encoding TrbI/VirB10 family protein; this encodes MTPDGNDDKFGSSPPITPDLRLRGERPRVTRLSRKVLIGMASVAALAIAGALGYALQPRDRSGAAQELYNTQNRPAADGLANLPKDYTGLPRPAPLLGPPLPGDLGRPILNAGAAGNTTIVGASASDPEAQRRAQEVEAARVSRLFAQTNERERSITPIVPTTISATDAGATAAPSVDAGSAQNMQDRKTAFLTASTDRQTVSPDRLTKLASPYVVQAGTVIPAALITGLRSDLPGQITAQVTEAVYDSPTGKFLLIPQGAKLIGQYDSSVAYGQKRVLLAWTRLIMPNGASIVLERQPGADVAGYAGLEDEVDNHWDMLIKGAALSTLLSIGAEAGTTGSESSLIQAIRRGGSNSASQTGQLLIQRQLNVQPTLTIRPGFPVRVLVTRDLLLAPYKEGTAP
- the trbG gene encoding P-type conjugative transfer protein TrbG, with the protein product MTRPNFLNAGDPASRVGVNVRFRKEGSTSFRKAGFAILLISVPSLVGCAKFIPPDIDYDDAAPARLSADPPSPVKIVTLAKPLPLPGQLKPLHAGKAPPEPADPAVRVNQANAAARVQPVRDGFINAVQVYPFSGGALYQVYAAPGQITDVALQEGEQLVGSGPVAAGDTVRWIIGDTESGVGSTKKIHILVKPTRPDLVTNLVVNTDRRTYLLELRSTEKTYMASVSWQYPEDQLIALRRQNAVAESAAPIATGVDVSALNFRYAIQGDNPAWRPLRAFDDGSKVYIEFPTGIRQGETPPLFVIGPAGGSELVNYRVSRNYYIVDRLFAAAELRLGDADSERRVRIVRTDGRPRS